One genomic segment of Candidatus Margulisiibacteriota bacterium includes these proteins:
- a CDS encoding tetratricopeptide repeat protein → MIDLAEVRKKLNEDPTDPWALRGAAQYYLKEGNYRQAQSCYAQAVNGNLRLLSETLLDYEQLIASEPEKIGARLSLVGLLLLLGQTDQATLELEELLDEFPLNVEVYNLLGRIYIKGGQIHEAIALLERSIAAGVRDVRLTETLATAYLETGRFNDAIRFYEDILDQKPNDKSTLRILGELYTRVEAYVPAALKYAAMFSDDPEVVREVIGRLEELLRRVEGNIEIRELLADIYMKTLNPEAAIVKLREVVALEPGKLGDAGQKLRGILRNYPNHPGATLALGEVLRRQGNYSEAVDNYQQLLKVKPDFAPEVMAGYRAILLERPDQVLARACLGEVLLAQNQVPEALAEYGLMISADPSVAETVIRKCREILRLQPQLIAAHIVLGKAYLAKGDYQRAAVEAEGAISIDSNLTAGYLLLGEACRKMEIMKKAEQALHTALVLDPFNPAVHEQYRQIKESEIAAEIAALRAKLQEDQWKLSLHFDLAKLYLRQRDKDGAIRELQTAQKDTTRAAAAYNLMGDIYRSDGRYDMAAAQYEHSLALAAPELARTVRFNLGTAAEAQGDLKRAIKLYEEIVQEDIDFGNLKQRIKSLKATSLAAMRNRQLIMAIAEYGRPEVVALWGRETRANGRTGGKEEVNVSFGQEHNGEGFSFFLKGMFPAAEEEFNLAGQLDRNFSSARNNLGVTLARAGRWEEARLRLAEAVQINPASAIFYNNLGVVYLLLDRLEPAQAALEKSQALDAGPAAVKINLGDLYYRQGEPQRAIELYRQAGLFDPLADLVRSRLLYKVP, encoded by the coding sequence ATGATCGATCTGGCCGAGGTCAGAAAAAAACTGAACGAAGACCCCACCGACCCGTGGGCCCTGCGCGGCGCCGCCCAGTATTACCTGAAAGAGGGTAATTACCGCCAGGCCCAGAGCTGTTATGCCCAGGCGGTTAACGGCAACCTCCGCCTGCTGTCCGAGACTTTGCTCGATTATGAACAGTTGATCGCCAGCGAGCCGGAAAAGATCGGCGCCCGGTTATCTCTGGTCGGGCTGCTTTTATTACTCGGCCAGACCGACCAGGCGACCCTCGAGCTGGAGGAATTGCTCGACGAATTCCCGCTTAACGTGGAGGTCTATAACCTGCTCGGCCGGATCTATATCAAGGGCGGGCAGATCCACGAAGCGATCGCTCTGCTGGAGAGATCGATCGCGGCCGGGGTGCGCGACGTTCGCCTGACCGAAACGCTGGCCACGGCCTATCTTGAGACCGGCCGCTTTAACGACGCGATCCGTTTTTACGAGGACATTCTCGACCAGAAACCAAACGACAAGAGTACCCTCCGGATCCTGGGCGAGCTCTACACCCGGGTCGAGGCCTATGTCCCGGCCGCGCTCAAGTACGCGGCCATGTTCTCCGACGACCCTGAAGTGGTACGCGAAGTGATCGGCCGGCTGGAAGAGCTGCTCCGCCGGGTCGAAGGGAACATCGAGATCCGCGAGCTCCTGGCCGATATCTACATGAAGACCCTCAATCCGGAAGCGGCGATCGTTAAACTGCGCGAAGTCGTCGCCCTGGAGCCCGGCAAACTGGGCGATGCCGGCCAAAAACTGCGCGGCATCCTGCGCAATTACCCGAACCATCCCGGAGCGACCCTGGCGCTCGGCGAAGTCTTGCGCCGCCAGGGTAACTACAGCGAAGCGGTGGATAATTACCAGCAGCTATTAAAGGTTAAACCTGATTTCGCTCCTGAAGTGATGGCCGGCTACCGGGCGATCCTCTTGGAGCGGCCTGACCAAGTCCTGGCCCGGGCCTGCCTCGGCGAAGTGCTCTTGGCCCAGAACCAGGTCCCGGAGGCGCTGGCCGAATACGGCTTGATGATCTCGGCCGACCCGAGTGTGGCGGAAACGGTCATCCGGAAATGCCGCGAGATCCTCCGCCTGCAGCCGCAACTGATCGCCGCCCACATCGTCCTCGGTAAAGCTTACCTGGCCAAGGGAGACTACCAGCGGGCGGCGGTGGAAGCGGAAGGGGCGATCTCAATCGACTCCAACCTGACCGCCGGATATTTACTGCTGGGCGAAGCGTGCCGTAAGATGGAAATAATGAAGAAGGCCGAGCAGGCGCTCCATACAGCGCTCGTCCTCGATCCTTTTAACCCTGCGGTCCACGAACAGTACCGCCAGATCAAGGAGAGCGAGATCGCGGCCGAGATCGCCGCGCTCCGAGCCAAGCTCCAGGAGGACCAGTGGAAACTTTCTCTCCATTTTGATCTGGCCAAACTTTATCTCCGGCAAAGGGACAAGGATGGGGCGATCCGCGAACTGCAGACGGCGCAGAAAGACACGACCCGGGCGGCGGCCGCTTATAATTTAATGGGTGACATCTACCGGAGCGACGGGCGCTACGATATGGCCGCCGCTCAGTATGAGCATTCCCTGGCGCTGGCCGCGCCCGAACTGGCCCGGACCGTCCGTTTCAATCTTGGCACGGCGGCCGAGGCGCAAGGGGACCTGAAGCGGGCGATCAAACTCTACGAAGAGATCGTCCAGGAAGATATCGATTTTGGTAATTTAAAACAGCGGATCAAATCTCTTAAAGCGACCTCCCTGGCCGCCATGCGCAACCGCCAACTGATCATGGCGATCGCTGAATACGGCCGGCCGGAAGTGGTGGCGTTGTGGGGGCGGGAGACCAGGGCCAACGGCCGGACCGGCGGGAAAGAAGAGGTCAATGTCTCCTTCGGGCAGGAACATAACGGAGAAGGTTTCAGCTTTTTCCTGAAAGGGATGTTCCCGGCGGCTGAAGAAGAGTTCAACCTGGCGGGGCAGCTCGACCGTAATTTTTCTTCCGCCCGCAATAACCTGGGCGTGACCCTGGCCAGGGCGGGGCGCTGGGAAGAAGCCCGGCTCCGTCTGGCGGAAGCGGTGCAGATCAATCCCGCCTCGGCCATCTTTTACAATAACCTCGGGGTCGTCTATTTGCTCCTCGATCGGCTGGAGCCGGCCCAGGCGGCGCTGGAAAAAAGCCAGGCGCTCGACGCCGGACCGGCGGCCGTTAAGATCAACCTGGGCGACCTGTATTATCGCCAAGGAGAGCCGCAGCGGGCGATAGAGCTCTACCGCCAGGCCGGCCTTTTTGATCCGCTGGCCGACCTGGTCCGCAGCCGGCTATTGTACAAGGTCCCTTGA